The following are encoded in a window of Kitasatospora sp. NBC_01250 genomic DNA:
- a CDS encoding SDR family NAD(P)-dependent oxidoreductase — protein sequence MPADLKDRTALVTGSTSGIGKATAMALAARGAHVLVVGRNAERAERVVAEIEGGGGRASFRLTTLGDLESAQDLARWATEAGDGHVDILVNNAGVALLGPSDAATETEFDETFALNVKVPFFLVAALAPAMAERGWGSIVNVSTMVASFGQPGMAMYGASRAALELLTKAWAAEYGPRGVRVNAVAPGPTRTRMTEGIPDEMVDQLAALAPAGRVAEAEELASVIVFLASEDASFIHGVTVPVDGGRVST from the coding sequence ATGCCTGCTGACTTGAAGGACAGAACTGCACTGGTCACCGGGTCTACGAGCGGGATCGGCAAGGCGACGGCCATGGCTCTCGCTGCCCGCGGCGCTCATGTCCTGGTTGTCGGACGCAACGCGGAAAGAGCCGAGCGGGTCGTGGCCGAGATCGAAGGCGGCGGAGGTAGAGCGTCGTTCAGGCTCACCACGCTGGGAGACCTGGAATCGGCACAAGACCTGGCGCGATGGGCCACTGAGGCCGGCGATGGTCACGTCGACATTCTCGTCAACAATGCTGGAGTCGCCTTGCTGGGGCCGAGCGACGCTGCGACCGAAACAGAGTTCGACGAGACCTTCGCACTTAACGTCAAGGTTCCGTTTTTCCTCGTCGCGGCCCTGGCACCTGCGATGGCCGAGCGCGGATGGGGCTCGATCGTCAATGTCAGCACGATGGTCGCCAGTTTCGGACAGCCCGGCATGGCGATGTACGGCGCGAGCCGAGCGGCCCTCGAACTCTTGACGAAGGCATGGGCCGCCGAATACGGCCCGCGTGGTGTTCGCGTGAACGCCGTTGCGCCCGGCCCGACGCGCACCCGGATGACCGAAGGTATTCCCGACGAGATGGTGGACCAGCTCGCCGCCCTAGCACCAGCTGGTCGCGTAGCTGAGGCCGAGGAACTTGCCTCCGTGATCGTCTTCCTGGCCAGCGAGGATGCCAGCTTTATCCATGGCGTCACTGTTCCCGTTGATGGGGGCCGAGTATCGACCTGA
- a CDS encoding Type 1 glutamine amidotransferase-like domain-containing protein produces MKLLLTSAGVKNASIHDALVDLLGKPIAESNALCIPTAGYGHPAGSPAGAWRFITGQSSTPMCELGWKSLGVLELTALPSIGAERWVPWVQEADVLLVNGGDALYLCHWMRQSGLADLLPSLRELVWVGLSAGSMVMTPRIGADFVGWQSPTGSDGTLGVVDFSIFPHLDHPALPENTMADAETWAAGLSNPAYAIDDDTAIKVSDGVVEIVSEGRWRLFST; encoded by the coding sequence ATGAAGCTTCTTCTCACTTCCGCGGGCGTCAAGAACGCGAGCATCCATGACGCGTTGGTCGATCTCCTGGGCAAACCGATCGCCGAGTCCAACGCCCTGTGCATCCCCACCGCGGGCTACGGGCACCCCGCCGGCAGCCCGGCCGGGGCCTGGCGCTTCATCACCGGGCAATCCTCCACCCCGATGTGCGAGTTGGGGTGGAAGTCGCTGGGCGTGCTGGAGCTCACGGCGCTGCCCAGCATCGGTGCCGAGCGCTGGGTGCCCTGGGTCCAGGAGGCGGACGTGCTGCTGGTGAACGGTGGCGATGCGCTGTACCTGTGTCACTGGATGCGGCAGTCCGGGCTGGCGGACCTGCTGCCGTCGCTGCGCGAGTTGGTCTGGGTGGGGCTCAGCGCGGGGAGCATGGTGATGACTCCCCGGATCGGGGCGGACTTCGTGGGGTGGCAGTCGCCCACCGGGAGTGACGGCACGCTGGGGGTTGTCGACTTCTCGATCTTCCCGCATCTGGACCACCCGGCCCTGCCGGAGAACACCATGGCCGATGCGGAGACCTGGGCGGCAGGCCTCTCGAACCCGGCGTACGCGATCGACGACGACACCGCCATCAAGGTGAGCGACGGGGTCGTCGAGATTGTCTCCGAGGGACGCTGGCGGCTGTTCTCCACCTGA
- a CDS encoding glycoside hydrolase family 16 protein — MRTLARIRSAATAASAALVIVLAVPGPAHAATTITQDSLAPTSASPGISTTATLKVHSTSCTTVQQLGIAVRDSAGRNFDFPNSLSNVTICPSGFTYTSGARTFLAGTYTEFGYYLDSTGYHNLSSQSLTVAPPSGAPSNPAQGKTLTFDEEFNQPIAYGTRWIRTTTSAYQYGNHNPNDDKLDWLQQSAVNVAGGVATFTAQPGSHTLENGKRAWDTGLLTTEGSSEGFQVRTNDYIETRVQMPSGLGAWPALWSWRNGDTEVDKYEYHPDNPNLLELTNHIKNSQDYYTDAAGVAPGDWVVIGLVYGASSVDWYVNGVKVFSDNTGVGTSFSAYLILNLSVDAGTYHPAPQNTTPITSAADYVRVYR; from the coding sequence TTGCGCACACTCGCCCGTATCAGGTCTGCCGCGACAGCCGCCTCGGCAGCCCTCGTGATCGTCCTCGCCGTCCCCGGGCCGGCTCACGCGGCCACCACGATCACGCAGGACAGCCTCGCACCGACCAGCGCCTCGCCCGGGATCTCCACCACCGCCACCCTGAAGGTGCATTCGACCAGTTGCACCACGGTGCAACAACTCGGGATCGCCGTACGCGACTCGGCCGGGCGCAATTTCGACTTCCCGAACTCGCTCAGCAACGTGACCATCTGCCCGTCCGGGTTCACGTACACCTCGGGCGCACGCACCTTCCTCGCCGGCACCTACACGGAGTTCGGCTACTACCTGGACAGCACCGGCTACCACAACCTGTCCTCGCAGTCCCTGACGGTGGCTCCGCCATCGGGGGCTCCCTCGAACCCGGCCCAGGGAAAGACCCTCACCTTCGACGAGGAGTTCAACCAGCCCATCGCCTACGGAACACGCTGGATCCGCACCACCACCAGCGCCTACCAGTACGGGAACCACAACCCGAACGACGACAAACTCGACTGGCTGCAGCAGTCCGCGGTGAACGTCGCAGGCGGGGTCGCCACCTTCACCGCCCAGCCCGGCTCCCACACCCTGGAGAACGGCAAGCGGGCGTGGGACACCGGGCTGCTCACCACCGAGGGCTCGTCCGAGGGATTCCAGGTCCGGACGAACGACTACATCGAGACCCGGGTCCAGATGCCCTCCGGCCTGGGCGCCTGGCCCGCGCTGTGGAGCTGGCGCAACGGGGACACCGAGGTCGACAAGTACGAGTACCACCCCGACAACCCCAACCTGCTGGAACTGACCAACCACATCAAGAACTCCCAGGACTACTACACCGACGCCGCCGGGGTCGCCCCCGGCGACTGGGTGGTGATCGGGCTGGTCTACGGCGCGAGCTCGGTCGACTGGTACGTGAACGGCGTCAAGGTCTTCTCCGACAACACCGGCGTAGGCACGTCGTTCTCCGCCTACCTCATCCTGAACCTGTCGGTGGACGCCGGGACCTACCACCCCGCGCCGCAGAACACCACACCGATCACATCGGCCGCCGACTACGTGCGCGTGTACCGCTGA
- a CDS encoding L-rhamnose mutarotase produces the protein MRIALHTRVRPDRIEEYEAAHRAVPAELAIAIRAAGVSSWTIWRSGTELFHLLDCEDYGRLLAQLEQLPVNIAWQARMGDLLDVVHDYSAEGASAGLPVVWNL, from the coding sequence ATGAGAATCGCCCTGCACACCCGCGTCCGCCCCGACCGGATCGAGGAGTACGAGGCCGCTCACCGCGCCGTCCCCGCCGAACTCGCCATCGCCATCCGGGCCGCCGGGGTCTCCTCGTGGACCATCTGGCGCAGCGGCACCGAGCTGTTCCACCTGCTGGACTGCGAGGACTACGGCCGACTGCTGGCGCAGTTGGAGCAGCTGCCGGTCAACATCGCGTGGCAGGCCCGGATGGGCGACCTGCTGGACGTGGTGCACGACTACTCCGCCGAGGGCGCCTCGGCCGGACTCCCGGTGGTGTGGAACCTGTGA
- a CDS encoding FadR/GntR family transcriptional regulator, with protein sequence MPVTDEAIEKIKAMIVGGELYPGARLPKEADLAERLGLSRNSLREAVKALSLIRVLDVRQGDGTYVTSLEPHLLLDALGFVVDFHQDDTVLEFLEVRRILEPAAAAMAATAMSEEAVAELAQVLERLPAEPSLEELIANDLEFHRRIAAGAGNTVLCSLIEGISGPTARARVWRGITEEGAVTRTTEEHRAIYTAIAARQPEVARSWATVHVAGVEQWLRNALE encoded by the coding sequence GTGCCGGTCACTGACGAGGCGATCGAGAAGATCAAAGCGATGATCGTCGGCGGCGAGCTGTACCCCGGGGCCCGCCTGCCGAAGGAGGCCGACCTCGCCGAGCGGCTGGGTCTGTCCCGCAACTCGCTGCGCGAGGCGGTCAAGGCGCTCTCGCTGATCCGGGTGCTCGACGTGCGCCAGGGCGACGGCACCTACGTCACCAGCCTGGAACCCCACCTGCTTCTGGACGCGCTCGGCTTCGTGGTCGACTTCCACCAGGACGACACGGTGCTGGAATTCCTGGAGGTGCGCCGCATCCTGGAACCGGCCGCCGCCGCGATGGCCGCCACGGCGATGTCCGAGGAGGCCGTCGCCGAGCTGGCCCAGGTCCTGGAGCGCCTGCCCGCCGAGCCCTCGCTCGAGGAGTTGATCGCCAACGACCTGGAGTTCCACCGCCGGATCGCGGCCGGCGCCGGGAACACCGTGCTCTGCTCGCTGATCGAGGGCATCTCCGGTCCCACGGCCCGGGCCCGCGTCTGGCGCGGCATCACCGAGGAGGGCGCGGTCACCCGCACCACCGAGGAGCACCGCGCGATCTACACCGCGATCGCCGCCCGCCAGCCCGAGGTCGCCCGCTCCTGGGCGACGGTGCACGTCGCGGGAGTGGAGCAGTGGCTGCGGAACGCCCTGGAGTAG
- a CDS encoding DUF2254 family protein has translation MTGPYRALTQDVSFGFDQLVEIAIRALSPAVNDTFTALTCIDWLSHCLCRITHGWHPQRVHRDGSGRIRVIACQADYDRLVQRAFEKIRQCSAGMPAVMIRQLDALCRVMEQTTIPRRRQVLADQGAMIWRACEASVPEPADREDVLRRYTALLALHQASDVRTEAA, from the coding sequence GTGACCGGCCCCTACCGCGCCCTGACCCAGGACGTCTCCTTCGGCTTCGACCAGCTGGTGGAGATCGCCATCCGCGCCCTGTCCCCCGCCGTCAACGACACGTTCACGGCACTGACCTGCATCGACTGGCTGAGCCACTGCCTGTGCCGGATCACCCACGGCTGGCACCCGCAACGCGTCCACCGCGACGGCTCCGGCCGGATCCGCGTCATCGCCTGTCAGGCGGACTACGACCGCCTGGTCCAACGCGCCTTCGAGAAGATCCGCCAGTGCTCGGCCGGCATGCCGGCCGTGATGATCCGCCAACTGGACGCACTGTGCCGCGTCATGGAGCAGACCACGATCCCCCGCCGCCGCCAGGTCCTGGCCGACCAGGGCGCCATGATCTGGCGCGCCTGCGAGGCGTCCGTACCCGAGCCGGCCGATCGTGAGGACGTCCTGCGCCGCTACACGGCCCTGCTCGCACTCCACCAGGCGTCGGACGTACGGACGGAGGCGGCGTAG
- a CDS encoding TetR/AcrR family transcriptional regulator, producing the protein MVKKTNDRPRLTPKGERVRARIVEGAAALIHERGVAGTTLEDVKVAAEVSGSQLYHYFPDKNELLQAVIGYQADTLVNHNRQALGSEDGVAAWRNMLIAGVKHGEAQGGCPLGSLGGQLAESDPEARALIAAGFERWSTAISEGLRSLHAEGKLAPGIDPDALATTMLATLQGGLLLAQVQRSTRPFEVAVDTLLALAIQP; encoded by the coding sequence ATGGTGAAGAAGACGAACGATCGGCCGCGGCTGACCCCGAAGGGTGAACGTGTCCGGGCTCGGATCGTGGAAGGGGCTGCGGCCTTGATCCACGAGCGCGGGGTCGCGGGTACCACCTTGGAAGACGTCAAGGTGGCAGCGGAGGTCAGCGGTTCGCAGCTCTACCACTACTTTCCCGACAAGAACGAGCTCCTGCAGGCGGTCATCGGCTACCAAGCCGACACCCTCGTCAATCACAATCGGCAGGCGCTCGGCAGCGAGGACGGAGTCGCAGCCTGGCGGAACATGCTGATCGCCGGGGTGAAGCATGGAGAGGCACAGGGCGGCTGCCCACTCGGTTCGCTCGGCGGTCAACTCGCCGAGAGCGACCCCGAGGCCCGAGCCCTCATCGCCGCCGGATTCGAGCGATGGTCAACCGCCATCAGCGAAGGACTCAGGTCGCTTCATGCCGAGGGGAAGCTCGCACCCGGCATTGACCCGGACGCCCTCGCCACCACGATGCTCGCCACCCTGCAAGGGGGACTTCTACTCGCCCAGGTGCAACGGAGTACGCGTCCCTTCGAGGTCGCGGTCGATACCCTCCTCGCCCTTGCCATCCAGCCTTGA
- a CDS encoding amidohydrolase family protein codes for MTHHKIVDSHHHVWDLAVRPQPWISGPALAPLARSFSLADLAPEARAAGVSAAVVVQTVCVPEETPELLRLAAEDALVAGVVGWTELTAPDIADRLAELHELPGGERLVSIRHQVQEEPDPNWLLRPEVRRGLLAVAAAGLAYDLVVTPEQLRAATAAAAALPGLTFVLDHLGKPPIASGALGAWATRLRDFAALPNTVAKLSGLLTEATRGGWTLDDLRPAVDTAVEAFGPQRLLYGSDWPVSTLEAPYSRVLAVTEELTAGLAPGERQALFAGNAIRVYRLAGH; via the coding sequence GTGACGCACCACAAGATCGTTGACTCGCACCACCACGTCTGGGACCTGGCAGTCCGTCCGCAGCCATGGATCTCGGGCCCGGCGCTGGCCCCGCTGGCGCGCTCCTTCTCCCTCGCCGACCTGGCACCCGAGGCCCGCGCGGCCGGGGTGAGTGCGGCCGTGGTCGTGCAGACCGTCTGCGTACCCGAGGAGACACCCGAACTGCTCAGACTGGCCGCCGAGGACGCGCTGGTGGCGGGCGTGGTGGGCTGGACGGAGCTGACCGCCCCCGACATCGCGGACAGGCTCGCCGAGCTGCATGAACTTCCCGGTGGGGAGCGACTGGTGAGTATCCGTCACCAAGTACAGGAGGAGCCGGACCCGAACTGGCTGCTGCGCCCCGAGGTCCGGCGCGGTCTGCTCGCCGTCGCCGCCGCCGGGCTCGCCTACGACCTGGTCGTCACGCCGGAGCAACTGCGGGCCGCCACCGCCGCCGCGGCCGCCCTGCCCGGACTCACCTTCGTCCTCGACCATCTGGGCAAACCGCCGATCGCCAGCGGAGCCCTGGGAGCCTGGGCCACCCGGCTGCGCGACTTCGCCGCCCTGCCCAACACGGTCGCCAAGCTCTCCGGCCTGCTCACCGAGGCCACCCGCGGCGGCTGGACCCTCGACGACCTGCGGCCCGCCGTCGACACCGCCGTCGAGGCCTTCGGCCCGCAGCGCCTGCTGTACGGCTCCGACTGGCCGGTCTCCACCTTGGAGGCGCCCTACAGCCGGGTGCTGGCCGTCACCGAGGAGCTCACCGCCGGCCTCGCCCCCGGCGAGCGGCAAGCCCTCTTCGCGGGCAACGCGATCCGGGTCTACCGGCTCGCCGGGCACTGA
- a CDS encoding SDR family NAD(P)-dependent oxidoreductase, which produces MSTLPGKTVMITGANVGIGKDVARQLALRPETARIYLACRNRDRATTAKAELEAATGRRIFDIVVMDVADPGSVRAGLAAIDGSVDALVMNAGVIGPQSMELTADGVTKVFATNVLGHVVLLEGLLAEGRLGEVAVLAGSEAARGLPMLRMKRPSFASTSADELATVIDGRFFADGKTDFNLAFGQAKYIGALWMAYLARQHPDRRFITVSPGATTGTQASNDIALPLRMAAKYVMPALGSVLSSDHDAGLRLRSQMTAPHRCRPAS; this is translated from the coding sequence ATGAGCACACTCCCAGGAAAGACCGTGATGATTACGGGCGCCAACGTCGGGATCGGCAAGGACGTGGCCCGCCAACTGGCTCTGCGACCGGAGACGGCCCGCATCTACTTGGCATGCCGCAACCGAGATCGGGCGACAACGGCAAAGGCCGAGCTCGAAGCCGCTACCGGTCGGCGCATCTTTGACATCGTCGTCATGGATGTCGCCGATCCGGGCTCGGTCCGAGCCGGCCTTGCGGCCATCGACGGATCCGTCGACGCGTTGGTCATGAACGCTGGTGTCATTGGCCCGCAGTCGATGGAGTTGACCGCCGACGGGGTCACCAAGGTGTTCGCGACAAATGTTCTCGGCCACGTCGTCCTCCTCGAAGGGCTCTTGGCCGAAGGGCGGCTTGGCGAGGTCGCGGTCCTCGCCGGAAGTGAAGCAGCCAGGGGACTTCCGATGTTGCGGATGAAACGGCCGTCCTTTGCCTCAACCTCTGCCGATGAACTCGCCACCGTCATCGACGGCAGATTCTTCGCCGACGGAAAGACTGACTTCAACCTCGCCTTCGGGCAGGCCAAGTACATCGGGGCCCTATGGATGGCCTACCTGGCCCGCCAACACCCCGACCGCCGCTTCATCACCGTGAGCCCCGGCGCCACCACCGGCACCCAAGCCTCCAACGACATTGCCCTACCGCTGCGTATGGCGGCCAAGTACGTCATGCCCGCCCTAGGGAGTGTTCTGAGTTCGGATCATGATGCGGGTCTCAGGCTGCGGAGCCAGATGACGGCACCGCACAGGTGCAGGCCGGCTTCGTAG
- a CDS encoding flavin-containing monooxygenase, which produces MFDAAVPEFRHEAEVVVVGAGLSGLAAAVTLRRSGFEDVVVLEKSDRLGGTWRDNTYPGCGCDVPSLLYEYSFAPGPWKRTFATQPEILAYLRATTAETGTDRSVRYNVEVHGARWDRTSGRWLLATSAGGYAARVLVMATGPWNRPRYPELTGLADFPGTVFHSARWDHTADLSGRRIAVIGNAASTVQFLPALQRHAARVDIFQSTAPWVLPKPDYALPGGLRRLLLRRPAARRAARAAHAGTQEAIGFAMRHPRLLPPLEAMARQYRRRCVPDPVLRQALTPDHRLGARRMLTSDTYYQAVSQSNVHLHPTRATHIDGNDVVGADARRVGADIVVLATGFHIGELAIAPHLYGSNGRSLADTWRSGRDAYLGTSVSGYPNLFLLLGPNILSGTSAVPAVLEAQLRYLTDALTHLRAGNHTALDVRPEVADTYNHAVQEALKSTVYADDDSGYYFGTPGRNTFCWPWSTRRLRRRLHAFDPNSYDWQPSRPIIGRPRGEAAIGRPHGTAGGAAVPAPVQPTGLLPVPPGSSGHPR; this is translated from the coding sequence GTGTTCGACGCTGCTGTGCCCGAGTTCCGGCACGAGGCGGAGGTGGTCGTCGTCGGCGCAGGCCTGTCAGGGCTGGCCGCCGCTGTCACGCTGCGCCGCTCGGGCTTCGAGGACGTCGTTGTACTGGAGAAGTCCGACCGGCTCGGCGGCACTTGGCGCGACAACACCTACCCGGGGTGCGGGTGTGACGTGCCGTCACTGCTGTACGAGTACTCGTTCGCGCCTGGCCCCTGGAAGCGAACCTTCGCCACCCAGCCGGAGATCCTCGCCTACCTCCGCGCCACCACCGCCGAGACCGGCACCGACCGGTCGGTCCGCTACAACGTCGAAGTGCACGGAGCGCGTTGGGACCGGACGAGCGGCCGCTGGCTGCTGGCCACCTCCGCGGGCGGGTATGCCGCCCGTGTCCTCGTCATGGCCACCGGCCCCTGGAACCGGCCCCGTTACCCCGAGTTGACCGGTCTCGCGGACTTCCCCGGCACCGTCTTCCACTCCGCCCGCTGGGACCACACCGCGGACCTGTCCGGCCGCCGCATCGCTGTCATCGGCAACGCCGCCTCCACCGTGCAGTTCCTGCCCGCCCTCCAGCGCCACGCCGCCCGCGTCGACATCTTCCAGAGCACCGCCCCCTGGGTGCTCCCCAAGCCGGACTACGCCCTCCCGGGAGGCCTGCGCCGGCTCCTGCTGCGCCGGCCCGCAGCGCGCCGCGCCGCCCGCGCCGCACACGCAGGGACTCAGGAGGCCATCGGCTTTGCCATGCGCCACCCGCGGCTTCTGCCGCCGCTGGAAGCCATGGCGCGCCAGTACCGGCGCCGCTGTGTCCCCGACCCCGTCCTGCGCCAGGCCCTCACGCCCGACCACCGGCTCGGCGCGCGTCGCATGCTGACCTCCGACACCTACTACCAGGCTGTCAGCCAGTCCAACGTTCACTTGCACCCCACCCGGGCCACCCACATCGACGGGAACGACGTCGTGGGCGCGGACGCTCGACGGGTCGGCGCGGACATCGTCGTTCTGGCCACCGGCTTCCACATCGGCGAACTGGCCATCGCCCCACACCTGTACGGCAGCAACGGTCGGAGCCTTGCCGACACGTGGCGCAGTGGTCGCGACGCCTACCTCGGGACCAGCGTCAGTGGGTACCCCAATCTCTTCCTCCTCCTCGGGCCGAACATCCTCAGCGGCACCAGCGCCGTCCCCGCCGTCCTGGAGGCTCAACTGCGCTATCTCACCGACGCACTCACCCACCTGCGTGCGGGCAACCACACGGCGCTCGATGTGCGCCCGGAGGTGGCCGACACGTACAACCACGCCGTGCAGGAAGCCCTGAAGTCGACCGTGTACGCGGACGACGACTCCGGCTACTACTTCGGCACACCCGGCCGGAACACCTTCTGCTGGCCCTGGTCCACCCGCCGACTCCGTCGCCGGCTCCACGCCTTCGACCCGAACTCCTACGACTGGCAGCCGTCTCGGCCCATCATCGGCCGCCCGCGCGGCGAAGCGGCCATCGGCCGACCGCACGGCACCGCCGGTGGTGCCGCCGTGCCCGCACCGGTTCAGCCGACGGGCCTCCTTCCGGTTCCACCAGGCAGCAGCGGTCATCCTCGCTGA
- a CDS encoding LutC/YkgG family protein → MSSRETVLARIRGALADVPAEEGPEHVAVERAYRRSHLEPGQDPVELFAERVADYRATVHRAAPEDVPAVIARALTERGVSRLALPSGFPAELLPSGSRQWQPEPLTVPELDALDGSVTLAAVGIAVTGTIVLDAGPGQGRRALSLVPDYHLCVIRAEQIADDLPDALARLDPARPLTFISGPSATSDIELDRVEGVHGPRTLDVVIVEQSVEQS, encoded by the coding sequence GTGAGCAGCCGTGAGACCGTCCTGGCCCGGATCCGGGGCGCGCTGGCCGACGTCCCCGCCGAGGAGGGACCTGAGCACGTCGCGGTGGAACGTGCGTACCGGCGCAGCCACCTGGAGCCGGGGCAGGACCCGGTGGAGCTCTTCGCCGAGCGGGTCGCCGACTACCGGGCCACCGTTCACCGGGCCGCCCCCGAGGACGTGCCCGCGGTGATCGCCCGGGCGCTGACCGAGCGCGGCGTCAGCCGGCTGGCACTGCCATCCGGGTTCCCCGCCGAGCTGCTGCCGAGCGGGAGCCGGCAGTGGCAGCCGGAACCCCTGACGGTGCCGGAACTGGACGCGCTGGACGGCTCGGTGACCCTGGCGGCCGTCGGCATCGCGGTGACCGGCACGATCGTGCTGGACGCGGGCCCCGGCCAGGGCCGGCGGGCGCTGAGCCTGGTGCCCGACTACCACCTGTGCGTGATCCGCGCCGAGCAGATCGCCGACGACCTGCCCGACGCGCTCGCCCGGCTCGACCCCGCCCGACCCCTCACCTTCATCTCCGGACCGTCGGCCACCAGCGACATCGAACTCGACCGCGTCGAAGGTGTGCACGGCCCGCGCACCCTGGACGTCGTCATCGTGGAGCAGTCGGTGGAGCAGTCATGA
- a CDS encoding lytic transglycosylase domain-containing protein: MPVISTRMRKSAALLASAAGIVAIGAAVAPTAASAATPQQIAASIVPADQLASFDQIVSHESGWNITATNPSSGAYGLGQALPGNKMASAGADWQTNASTQIKWTYDYMNSRYGSPNQAWAYWQVHHNY; this comes from the coding sequence ATGCCCGTGATCTCCACCCGCATGCGCAAGTCCGCCGCCCTGCTCGCCTCCGCCGCCGGCATCGTCGCCATCGGCGCCGCCGTGGCCCCCACCGCCGCCTCTGCCGCCACCCCGCAGCAGATCGCCGCCAGCATCGTCCCCGCCGACCAGCTGGCCTCCTTCGACCAGATCGTCTCCCACGAGAGCGGCTGGAACATCACCGCCACCAACCCCTCCTCGGGCGCCTACGGCCTGGGCCAGGCCCTGCCGGGCAACAAGATGGCCTCCGCCGGCGCCGACTGGCAGACCAACGCCTCCACCCAGATCAAGTGGACCTACGACTACATGAACAGCCGCTACGGCAGCCCCAACCAGGCCTGGGCCTACTGGCAGGTCCACCACAACTACTGA
- a CDS encoding DUF2254 family protein: protein MVPPSLTAPPPKSGDSASSGRDPTRFALRLPEDSHAPLTARAARHCRTARTSQRARPLTARRRPEGPGQEAPTERHLATTRSSASLLTASPAAPSTFSSSGPRPGNPGHDSRIITLDLGVLIYFIHHIATMIQLPQVIAMIADDLASAIEAQSGTDQLPSARSGCGPDTDDLLRRIGDSGTVIPTPATGYLQFLKHDELVRLATTADAVLHLPYRPGHFLVQGQPLAVVWPPAAAPRLAAQLSGSR from the coding sequence ATGGTGCCTCCAAGCTTGACTGCTCCCCCTCCGAAGAGCGGGGATTCCGCCTCGTCCGGGAGAGATCCAACCCGATTCGCCCTACGGCTCCCCGAAGACTCTCACGCACCTCTGACAGCCCGGGCTGCCCGTCACTGCCGGACCGCACGCACCAGCCAGCGGGCACGGCCCCTGACGGCCCGGCGCCGGCCGGAGGGCCCTGGCCAGGAGGCCCCGACCGAGCGTCACCTCGCTACGACGCGGAGCAGCGCAAGCCTCCTCACGGCCTCTCCAGCAGCACCGAGCACCTTTTCGAGCTCCGGCCCGCGCCCCGGGAATCCAGGTCATGACAGCCGGATCATCACCCTCGACCTCGGCGTGCTGATCTACTTCATCCACCACATCGCCACCATGATCCAGCTGCCGCAGGTCATCGCCATGATCGCCGACGACCTGGCCTCGGCCATCGAGGCCCAGAGCGGCACCGACCAGCTCCCGTCGGCGCGCTCCGGCTGCGGTCCCGACACCGACGACCTGCTCCGCCGGATCGGCGACTCGGGGACGGTCATCCCGACCCCGGCCACCGGCTACCTGCAGTTCCTCAAGCACGACGAGCTGGTCCGGCTCGCCACGACGGCGGACGCAGTGCTCCACCTCCCGTACCGACCGGGGCACTTCCTGGTCCAGGGGCAACCGCTGGCCGTGGTCTGGCCGCCCGCCGCCGCGCCCCGCCTGGCCGCCCAACTGTCCGGGTCCAGGTGA